A window of Bacteroidales bacterium contains these coding sequences:
- a CDS encoding RnfABCDGE type electron transport complex subunit G, with translation MAKKIKSNLLTMSVSLFVFCAVMSAALGYVYLVTKKPIEDAKLKKEIDAIGQVLPAFTNDPISEKIIIEDQKLEIYPAKNNDSLVGVAVKTYTDKAFSGEFSIMVGFLPDGTIYNTAVLDQKETPGLGANMTNESFKGQFKNLHPEKNKISVKKEGGEIDAITASTITSRAYCDAILRAFNEFKKQYKK, from the coding sequence ATGGCAAAGAAAATTAAATCTAATTTGCTTACAATGTCTGTTTCACTTTTTGTGTTTTGTGCTGTAATGTCTGCTGCCTTAGGATATGTTTATTTGGTAACGAAAAAGCCTATTGAAGATGCAAAATTGAAAAAAGAAATAGATGCAATTGGTCAGGTTTTACCAGCATTTACAAATGACCCTATTTCAGAAAAAATTATTATTGAAGACCAAAAATTAGAAATTTATCCTGCAAAAAATAATGACTCGCTAGTTGGTGTCGCTGTTAAAACATATACAGATAAAGCTTTTTCAGGAGAATTTAGCATTATGGTTGGTTTTCTGCCAGACGGAACGATTTATAACACTGCTGTTTTAGACCAAAAAGAAACACCCGGCTTGGGAGCAAATATGACTAATGAGTCTTTTAAAGGACAGTTTAAAAATCTGCATCCTGAAAAAAATAAAATTTCTGTAAAAAAAGAAGGTGGTGAAATTGATGCTATTACAGCTTCTACAATAACATCGAGAGCTTATTGCGATGCTATTTTAAGAGCTTTTAATGAATTTAAAAAACAATATAAGAAATGA
- a CDS encoding RnfABCDGE type electron transport complex subunit D: MMNLLTVSGSPHIHGNQNVKKIMWQVVLALMPAMLVSFWYFGLSAILLTVISVTGAVVVEYLIAKFLLKTTPTVGDGSAVITGLLLAFNVPSSLPWWEMLIGVTFAIGVAKMAYGGLGKNPFNPAIAGRIFMLVSFPVDMTTWPKPGLPFNTLNFSVDGLTGPTSLGILKERVGENISSISAQLPDYMTMFIGEKGGSLGEVSAAAIILGGLFLLFRRIISWHIPISFLLSAFVFAGILYLVDDTQYINPMFHLLAGGLMLGAFFMATDMVTSPMSKTGQIVFGVGCGLLTILIRVWGAYPEGVSFAILIMNAFTPLINKMFKPKSFGR; encoded by the coding sequence ATTATGAATTTGCTTACAGTATCGGGGTCTCCTCATATTCATGGAAACCAAAATGTAAAAAAAATAATGTGGCAAGTAGTCTTGGCTTTAATGCCAGCGATGTTAGTGTCGTTTTGGTATTTTGGTTTAAGTGCTATATTATTAACAGTAATATCTGTTACTGGCGCTGTTGTTGTAGAATATTTAATTGCTAAATTTCTTTTAAAGACAACACCAACTGTTGGTGATGGTTCCGCTGTTATTACAGGTCTTTTGCTGGCTTTCAACGTGCCTTCATCATTGCCATGGTGGGAAATGCTTATTGGGGTTACTTTTGCAATAGGCGTGGCTAAAATGGCTTATGGTGGCTTAGGAAAAAACCCATTCAATCCAGCTATTGCCGGAAGAATTTTTATGTTAGTCTCTTTTCCTGTAGATATGACAACTTGGCCAAAACCCGGATTACCATTTAACACATTGAATTTTTCTGTAGATGGATTGACAGGACCAACATCTCTTGGAATTTTAAAGGAACGTGTTGGAGAAAATATTTCAAGTATTTCTGCACAGTTGCCAGATTATATGACTATGTTTATTGGAGAAAAAGGAGGTTCGCTTGGTGAAGTTTCTGCAGCAGCTATTATTTTAGGCGGTCTTTTCTTATTATTTAGAAGAATAATTTCATGGCATATACCTATTAGCTTTTTATTAAGCGCATTTGTTTTCGCTGGCATATTATATCTTGTAGATGATACTCAATATATAAATCCGATGTTCCATTTGTTAGCAGGCGGATTGATGCTCGGAGCGTTTTTTATGGCTACAGATATGGTTACTTCGCCAATGTCAAAAACTGGTCAAATAGTTTTTGGTGTTGGATGCGGACTATTAACTATTTTAATTCGTGTTTGGGGAGCGTATCCTGAAGGGGTTTCTTTTGCAATTTTAATTATGAACGCATTTACTCCTTTAATTAATAAAATGTTTAAACCAAAATCATTCGGGAGGTAA
- the rsxC gene encoding electron transport complex subunit RsxC: MLKTFKLGGIHPEENKISKNSPIEEIEAPETAYILMNQNLGAPSVPVVSKGDKVKIGQLIAKGEAFISAFVHSPVSGTVAAVDTHVDATGYKRTAIIINKEGDEWVDGVDLSDKLNSKITASKEEILEIIKDSGIVGLGGATFPAHVKLMVPKDKKAEYLIVNGVECEPYLTSDYRLMLEKADEIVVGVRLLMKALDVPKAIIAIENNKPDAIEHMKNKTVSYPEILIEALKVKYPQGAEKQLIYSLLKREVPSGKLPIEVGCVVQNIGTTFAVYEAVQKNKPLIERIVTVTGKKVKKPSNFKVRIGTPVSTLIEKVGGIPEGSGKVISGGPMMGKSLADLNTPVVKGTSGIVIFDEKESKRNVTYNCIRCARCTDVCPMGLQPYLLSNAVENNAWDIAEKNKVMDCIECGSCHYTCPSNRPLVDNLRIGKAKVGEIIRNRKN; the protein is encoded by the coding sequence ATTTTGAAAACATTTAAGCTGGGAGGAATTCATCCCGAAGAAAATAAGATTTCCAAAAATAGTCCTATTGAAGAAATAGAAGCTCCGGAAACTGCATATATTCTTATGAACCAAAATTTAGGAGCTCCTTCGGTTCCTGTTGTGTCAAAAGGCGACAAAGTTAAAATAGGGCAGTTGATAGCAAAAGGTGAAGCATTTATTTCTGCATTTGTGCATTCTCCTGTTTCTGGCACTGTGGCTGCTGTAGATACGCATGTTGATGCCACTGGATATAAAAGAACAGCTATAATTATAAATAAGGAAGGCGACGAATGGGTTGATGGTGTTGATTTAAGCGATAAATTGAATTCAAAAATCACTGCATCAAAAGAAGAAATTTTAGAAATTATTAAGGATAGTGGTATTGTTGGCTTAGGTGGTGCAACTTTCCCTGCGCATGTAAAGTTGATGGTGCCAAAAGATAAAAAAGCTGAATATTTAATTGTTAATGGTGTAGAATGTGAGCCATATTTAACATCTGATTACAGATTAATGCTGGAAAAAGCAGATGAAATTGTTGTGGGTGTCCGCTTATTAATGAAGGCTTTAGATGTGCCAAAAGCTATAATCGCTATTGAAAATAATAAGCCGGATGCTATAGAGCACATGAAAAATAAAACAGTTTCTTACCCTGAAATTTTAATTGAGGCATTAAAAGTAAAATATCCTCAGGGTGCAGAAAAGCAACTGATTTATTCTTTGTTAAAACGAGAAGTTCCATCAGGTAAATTGCCTATAGAAGTTGGATGTGTTGTTCAAAATATTGGAACAACTTTCGCCGTTTACGAAGCTGTTCAAAAAAACAAGCCTTTGATAGAAAGAATTGTTACTGTTACAGGGAAAAAGGTAAAAAAACCGTCGAATTTTAAAGTTAGAATAGGAACTCCTGTTTCTACATTAATTGAAAAGGTAGGAGGAATACCAGAAGGAAGTGGTAAAGTGATAAGTGGAGGTCCTATGATGGGGAAATCGCTGGCAGACCTTAATACACCTGTGGTTAAAGGCACTTCTGGCATTGTGATTTTCGATGAAAAAGAATCGAAACGTAATGTAACTTATAATTGTATTAGATGCGCTCGTTGTACTGATGTTTGCCCAATGGGACTTCAGCCGTATTTATTATCAAATGCTGTTGAGAATAACGCTTGGGACATAGCAGAGAAAAATAAAGTTATGGATTGCATTGAGTGCGGTTCATGCCATTATACATGTCCGTCAAATAGACCTTTAGTCGATAATTTGCGTATCGGTAAAGCTAAAGTTGGAGAAATAATTAGAAATAGAAAAAATTAA
- a CDS encoding RnfABCDGE type electron transport complex subunit B: MNTILYAVIVLSVIGVVFAFIIYGVDLKFKVFEDPKIDEVAELLPGANCGGCGYAGCRGLAEAIVKKGEIGDLYCPVGGNEAIAKISECLGIEAASREPQVAVIRCSGSLANAPHKIKYDGLQKCSFANTVAVGESGCPNGCLGFGDCVQACQFDAIFLNENTGLPEVNEEKCTACGACAKSCPRNVIELRNIGPKSKRIFVSCINKEKGAIAKKNCSVACIGCGKCVKICPQEAISLENNLAYIDFTKCKLCRKCVVECPTGAILELNFPPRKNEEKSEN, translated from the coding sequence GTGAATACTATATTATATGCTGTCATTGTTTTAAGCGTCATAGGTGTTGTTTTTGCATTTATTATTTATGGCGTAGATTTAAAATTCAAGGTTTTTGAAGACCCCAAAATTGATGAAGTTGCAGAATTATTGCCGGGAGCCAATTGTGGTGGTTGTGGCTATGCGGGATGTAGAGGCTTGGCAGAAGCGATTGTCAAAAAAGGAGAGATTGGCGATTTATATTGCCCTGTTGGTGGGAATGAAGCTATTGCTAAAATTTCTGAATGTTTGGGAATTGAAGCCGCCAGTAGAGAACCCCAAGTTGCAGTAATCCGTTGCAGTGGTTCTCTTGCAAATGCGCCACATAAAATTAAATATGATGGATTGCAGAAATGTTCTTTTGCTAATACTGTAGCGGTTGGCGAATCAGGATGCCCAAATGGATGTCTTGGTTTTGGCGATTGTGTGCAAGCGTGCCAGTTCGATGCAATTTTTTTAAATGAAAATACAGGTTTGCCGGAAGTAAATGAAGAAAAATGCACTGCTTGCGGTGCTTGTGCGAAATCTTGCCCAAGAAATGTTATTGAATTAAGAAATATTGGACCAAAGAGCAAACGTATTTTTGTTTCTTGCATTAATAAAGAAAAAGGTGCAATAGCGAAAAAGAATTGTAGTGTGGCTTGTATTGGCTGTGGAAAATGTGTAAAAATATGTCCACAAGAAGCTATTTCGTTGGAAAATAATCTCGCATATATTGATTTTACTAAGTGTAAACTATGTAGAAAATGTGTGGTCGAATGTCCTACTGGTGCAATTTTAGAATTAAATTTTCCGCCTCGTAAAAATGAAGAAAAATCTGAAAATTAA
- the nusB gene encoding transcription antitermination factor NusB produces the protein MLSRHIVRSKTLQAIYSHVIGGENDIAKSGKALLSSVEDMRDLAHLQIYALLELHRIAERKIEENKNKLMPSEEDINPNLTFVNNPMLLHLNENQNLKNEFAALKVDWSEMEDIFRKMYKEVQSWTDYKKYMLEKEHTFNSHRQFIAKLFKKYIAFDQNLRDFFEEKNIHWSIDTYLTGVMVHAWLKKYDPENPASLKFPKMLKDSEGLGDDDDKTFMLKLFDKTLLNFNKYDEIIEKHLKNWELDRIITIDILIIKMALTEIIYFENIPIKASLNEYIELSKEFGSSKSNSFVNGLLDKIIQELKSEKKIVKVGRGLE, from the coding sequence ATGTTATCTCGTCATATTGTTAGAAGTAAAACTTTACAAGCTATTTATTCGCATGTTATAGGTGGAGAAAATGATATAGCAAAAAGTGGAAAAGCATTGTTAAGTTCAGTCGAAGATATGCGTGATTTAGCACATTTGCAAATCTATGCTTTGCTAGAATTACATCGTATTGCTGAAAGGAAAATAGAGGAAAATAAGAATAAATTAATGCCTTCGGAGGAAGATATTAATCCCAATCTAACTTTCGTTAATAATCCAATGCTTTTACATTTGAATGAAAATCAAAATTTAAAAAATGAATTTGCAGCATTGAAAGTAGATTGGAGCGAGATGGAAGATATTTTCCGCAAGATGTATAAGGAAGTTCAGAGTTGGACAGATTACAAAAAATATATGCTTGAAAAAGAGCATACATTTAATAGTCATAGACAATTCATTGCGAAATTATTTAAAAAATATATAGCTTTTGATCAAAATCTTAGAGATTTTTTCGAAGAAAAAAATATTCATTGGAGCATTGATACTTATTTAACAGGCGTAATGGTTCATGCTTGGCTTAAAAAATACGATCCTGAAAATCCAGCTAGTTTAAAATTTCCTAAAATGCTGAAAGATTCAGAAGGGCTTGGCGATGATGATGATAAAACTTTTATGCTTAAACTTTTTGACAAAACGCTTCTGAATTTTAATAAATACGATGAAATAATTGAAAAACATTTAAAAAATTGGGAATTAGACAGAATTATAACAATAGATATTTTAATAATTAAAATGGCTTTAACTGAAATTATTTATTTTGAAAATATCCCAATAAAAGCGTCTTTAAATGAATATATAGAATTATCAAAAGAGTTTGGCTCGTCAAAAAGTAACAGCTTTGTAAATGGATTGCTGGATAAAATCATTCAAGAATTAAAATCTGAAAAAAAAATTGTTAAAGTTGGTAGAGGATTAGAATAA
- a CDS encoding CrcB family protein yields MIKEFLLVGFGGAIGSMLRYGCTVLCNIIEMSNHWATLFVNSVGSFLIGIIIASCVSNNFYLFAAVGLCGGFTTFSTFSANVIEMLQNGKYGLGLTYILASLILCIAFIMMGLYLGKSMKIN; encoded by the coding sequence ATGATTAAAGAATTCTTATTAGTTGGTTTTGGTGGTGCTATTGGTAGCATGTTAAGATATGGCTGCACTGTATTATGCAATATAATTGAAATGTCCAATCATTGGGCTACATTATTTGTTAACAGTGTCGGTTCCTTTTTAATTGGAATCATCATTGCTTCTTGCGTTAGCAATAATTTTTATCTATTTGCTGCAGTTGGCTTATGCGGCGGATTTACTACTTTTTCTACATTCTCTGCAAATGTTATTGAAATGCTGCAAAATGGCAAATATGGACTTGGATTGACATATATTTTAGCATCGCTAATACTTTGTATAGCATTTATTATGATGGGGCTTTATTTGGGAAAAAGTATGAAAATTAATTAA